CCCCTTCCCCGAGAGGATCTTCTCCATCAGGATCGAGCTGTTCTTCGAGAGGGTGGGGAGGAGCCGGTCCATCATCTCGACGATGGAGATCTTGGAGCCGGGCCGGGCCGCCAGGAAGCAGACCGTCTCTACCCCGGTGGGCCCCGACCCGATCACGGCGATCCTCTCCGGGCGGGCCCTCTCGATGAACCTCCTCGCCCTCACCGTCTCCTCCAGGGTGTTGATGGTGAAGGCCTTCTCCGCCCCTTCGACCCCGAAGTAGTTCTGGACCGCCCCGGGGACGAGGACCAGGATGTCGTAGTCGAGGTCGTTCTTCTCGCAGGTCACCCTCCTGTCGGCGAAGTCGACCCGGAGGGCCCGGTCCCTGAGGTGGGCGGCCCCCATCCTCCTGCAGAAGGGGTCGAGGGGGGCGGTCATCTCCTCGACCCCGATCTCGCCGCCGAGGTAGTCGGGGTAGAGGGCCTGGCACTCGATCCTATCCTTCGGCTCGACGAGGACCAGCTCCAGCCCCTCCTTGGTGGCGGCGTTCCTCAGGAGCTCCGCTCCGCCGATGCCGCCGCCGACGACGACGACCCGCAGGAGGTCCCGCCTCTTCAGGTCCATCCGCCTCATAACCACCCCTGACTGATCCGGACTTACCCTCTGGTCAATGGTCATAAGCCCTTCGATGGGCCCCCGCCAGAACCCGGCGGAGCGGGCCTGCCGGCCCCATCACCGGAACCAAAGATGGATATCCCTTCGGGTCGGAGGGTATCGGCATGGCAGGGAACTCTTTCGGCACCGTCTTCAGGATCACCACCTGGGGCGAGAGCCATGGCAGCGGGGTTGGGGTCGTCGTCGACGGCTGCCCCGCCGGGCTCGCCCTCTCCGAGGAAGTCGTCCAGGGAGAGCTGGACCGGAGGAGGCCGGGGCAGAGCTCCATCTCGACCCAGCGGAAGGAGGAGGATCGAGTCGAGATTCTGAGCGGCACCTTCGATGGGGTTACGACGGGAACTCCCATCTCGATGCTCGTCTGGAACAGGGACGCGAAATCGAGCGCCTACGACGCCCTGCGAGACCGGCCGAGGCCCGGCCACGCCGATTTGACGTACCTTGCGCGTTACGGGGTCCGGGACCACCGGGGCGGGGGGCGGGCCTCGGCGAGGGAGACGGTGGGGCGGGTTGCCGCCGGAGCCGTCGCGAAGAGGCTCCTGGCCGAGAGGGGGATTCTGGTCGCCGGCTACGTCCTGGAGCTCGGGGGGGTCCGGGCCGACCTTCTCGAGGGCCTCGATCTATCGGCCCTGAGGGAGGGGGCGGAGAAGAACCCCGTCCGCTGCCCTGATCAGATCGCCGCAGCGAAGATGGTCCGGGCCATCGAGGCGGCCCGCGAGGCGGGCGACAGCCTCGGGGGGATCGCCGAGATCGTCGCCGTCGGCGTTCCCCCGGGGCTGGGGGAGCCGGTCTTCGATAAGCTCGACGGAGACCTCGCCCGCGCCCTCATGGGGATCGGGGCGGTCAAGGCCGTCGAGATCGGGGCGGGGGTCGAGGCGGCCCGGATGCGCGGAAGCGATATGAACGACCCCATCCTCCCCGGGCCGGAGGGACCGAGGTTTGAGACTAACAACGCCGGCGGGATCCTCGGCGGGATCTCTACGGGGGCGCCGATAGTCTGCAGGATCGCCGTCAAGCCGACGCCATCGATTTCCAGACCCCAGAGGACGGTGGACTTATCAAGAGGCGAGGCGGTCGAGATCGAGATCAAGGGACGGCACGATCCCGTGATCCCCCCCAGGATCGTCCCCGTCGCGGAGGCGATGGTCGCCCTGGTCCTCGCAGATCACCTTCTGAGGCTCCGGGCCGCCAGGATCTGAGATCCCGGCCAAATTTTATATCGGCTGCCAAAAGATCGACGGTCATGCAGAAGGAGTTTCATTCCCTCCTCTCCCTCGACGAGGCGATAGAGATCGTCCTCGCCGCCGTGCCGGAGGCGGGAGCGGAGGCCGTCCCCCTGGAGAGGGCCCTCGGCCGGGTCCTGGCCGAGAGGGTGGCTTCGGGGATCGACGTCCCGGGCTTTCACCGGGCTGCCATGGACGGCTACGCCCTCAGGTCCGCCGAGACGGTGGCGGCGAGGGAGGACCGGCCCATCGCCTTCGCCCTAGTCGGCCGGGTCCCCATGGGACGGGAGCCGGAGGTGGTCGTCGGCGAGGGGGAGGCGGTGGAGGTCTCCACCGGCTCGATGATGCCCGGAGGGTCGGACGCCGTCGTCATGGTAGAGCACTCCGAGGTCGACGGCTCATCTCTCCTCATAAGGAGGCCGGTCCACTTCGGGGAGAACACCCACCGGGCGGGGGGAGACGTCGCCATGGGCGAGACGGTCCTCCTCCCCGGAAGGAGGCTCTCGGCCCGGGAGATCGGCCTCTTGGCGGCGGTGGGGCGGAGGGACGTGAGGGTCCGATCTCTGACGGTGGGGGTCGCCTCATCCGGAAACGAGCTCGTCCCTCCCGGCTTCGGCTCGGAGCTTTCGCTGGGCCAGATCTACGACATAAACTCTTACTCGATAGCAGCGGCCGTGGAAGATTGCGGCGGGACGCCCCGGATATATGGGATCCTCCCCGACGATCCCGACTCCATGGCCGAGGGGCTCCTCGCGATGGCCGAAGAGTCCGATCTCGTCCTCGTCTCCGGCAGCACATCCGCGGGGATCGGCGACATGGTCTACAGGGTAGTCGAGGAGTTCGGGGAGGTGGTATTTCACGGGATCAACCTCAAGCCCGGAAAGCCGACCCTCTTCGGGTCCGTCGGAGGAAAGCCCTTCATCGGCCTTCCCGGATACCCGACCAGCGCCCTCACCGTCTTCGGCCTCCTGGCGGCCCCGGCCATCCGGAGGGCGGTGGGGACGGAGCACCTCGCGCCTTCGGCGGCCGGCAGGCTCGCAAGGCCCGTCCGGTCCGAAGGCCGGCGTCAGATGCTGGCGGTGGCGGTCGTCGGGGATTGGGTGTACCCGGTCGACAAGGGGAGCGGCTCCATCACCACCCTCGCCGCCGCCGACGGGGTCGTCGACATCCCGAGCTCCGTCGAGCTCCTCGACCGGGGGGAGGAGGTGACGGTCCATCTATTCGGCGACGTCCAGAAGGCCTCCCTCCTCCTGGAGGGGGAGGACTGCCCCCGGCTCGAAACTATCCTCGCCGCCCTCCCCTTCCCGGTCAGGTTCGTCCCCACCGGGAGCCGCCGCGGAGCCATCTCGGCGGAGGATGGCGTCGCTGAAGTAGCCGTCGTATCGAGATCGGTGGGGCAGGAGCCCGGCTGGGATGAGTCGGTCCTTGAGCCCGTCGGCGGCTATAGCCGGGAGCTGGTGATGATGGCAAAAGATCCGGAGATCCTCGACCTCGCCGGGGCCGAGGATTCCAAGGTCGTCGGCTGGTCCAGGGATTCGGAGATGAGCCGGATCTTGGGCCGGGTCCTGGCGGAGTCGGGCTCAGAAAAGGCGAAGCTCGTCGGCACTGCCCGGACCCACGCCGCCGTCGCAGCCGCTGTCAAAGCCGGTCGCGCAGACCTCGGCCTCGCCGTCCGGGAGGCGGCGGAGGAGGAGGGGCTCGCCGCGAGGAAGGTGGCGGAGGACGAGATCCTCTTCCTGGTCCGGCCGGAGAGGATGGGAAGAGAGGCAGTTCGGGCCTTCCTCGAGGCATTGGGGGAGGGAGAGCTTTGGCGGCCCTGCCCCAAGAACTGAATAAATAATAAATATCAGAAACTATGATCAAAGCCTGGAATGGACTTTTTCCAGGCAGGGATCTCGATATGGGAAAATTGTATCAGGCTTCAGCTTGCTTATGCATCGCGGTCTTGGTCTTGGCTGCCACCCTTCCCGCCCTGGGCCAGGACGGCGAGAGGACCGAGACGGGCACCTTCATCAAGGACTCGGAGAGGGACGGCCACGGCGTTCTCGTGGTGGAGAACAACAACCCGTTGAATGATAACGAAACCAGGGACGCTGTCGCCATCCTCATCGATGCAAATGATACTCCAACCTTTGCCGTCTATGTCCGGGAGGGCGAATCCTTCGAGGTCCAGGGTATCGAGGACGGGGTCTACGACTTTTACTTCACCGTCGGGGAGGTCTGGGACGGCGAGCTGGCCGCGTTCTTGGAGCCGGAGTTCTATCGGACC
The sequence above is drawn from the Methanothrix harundinacea 6Ac genome and encodes:
- a CDS encoding NAD(P)/FAD-dependent oxidoreductase, which gives rise to MRRMDLKRRDLLRVVVVGGGIGGAELLRNAATKEGLELVLVEPKDRIECQALYPDYLGGEIGVEEMTAPLDPFCRRMGAAHLRDRALRVDFADRRVTCEKNDLDYDILVLVPGAVQNYFGVEGAEKAFTINTLEETVRARRFIERARPERIAVIGSGPTGVETVCFLAARPGSKISIVEMMDRLLPTLSKNSSILMEKILSGKGVEVLTGKRVSSIREGGVAFADGTSLDCEMTIWTAGIRPAPLIEGLDLPKKKGWLLTDQYLRVQGREDVFAFGDGAWIEIDGKLATKTGMEAEIQAKHTARNLARLARGAPLKPYSVRASTDSPVALISTGCGCAVGIYGDLCVPIPKRIIYTFKSWIDKSFVKRFK
- the aroC gene encoding chorismate synthase, whose product is MAGNSFGTVFRITTWGESHGSGVGVVVDGCPAGLALSEEVVQGELDRRRPGQSSISTQRKEEDRVEILSGTFDGVTTGTPISMLVWNRDAKSSAYDALRDRPRPGHADLTYLARYGVRDHRGGGRASARETVGRVAAGAVAKRLLAERGILVAGYVLELGGVRADLLEGLDLSALREGAEKNPVRCPDQIAAAKMVRAIEAAREAGDSLGGIAEIVAVGVPPGLGEPVFDKLDGDLARALMGIGAVKAVEIGAGVEAARMRGSDMNDPILPGPEGPRFETNNAGGILGGISTGAPIVCRIAVKPTPSISRPQRTVDLSRGEAVEIEIKGRHDPVIPPRIVPVAEAMVALVLADHLLRLRAARI
- a CDS encoding molybdopterin biosynthesis protein, which translates into the protein MQKEFHSLLSLDEAIEIVLAAVPEAGAEAVPLERALGRVLAERVASGIDVPGFHRAAMDGYALRSAETVAAREDRPIAFALVGRVPMGREPEVVVGEGEAVEVSTGSMMPGGSDAVVMVEHSEVDGSSLLIRRPVHFGENTHRAGGDVAMGETVLLPGRRLSAREIGLLAAVGRRDVRVRSLTVGVASSGNELVPPGFGSELSLGQIYDINSYSIAAAVEDCGGTPRIYGILPDDPDSMAEGLLAMAEESDLVLVSGSTSAGIGDMVYRVVEEFGEVVFHGINLKPGKPTLFGSVGGKPFIGLPGYPTSALTVFGLLAAPAIRRAVGTEHLAPSAAGRLARPVRSEGRRQMLAVAVVGDWVYPVDKGSGSITTLAAADGVVDIPSSVELLDRGEEVTVHLFGDVQKASLLLEGEDCPRLETILAALPFPVRFVPTGSRRGAISAEDGVAEVAVVSRSVGQEPGWDESVLEPVGGYSRELVMMAKDPEILDLAGAEDSKVVGWSRDSEMSRILGRVLAESGSEKAKLVGTARTHAAVAAAVKAGRADLGLAVREAAEEEGLAARKVAEDEILFLVRPERMGREAVRAFLEALGEGELWRPCPKN